One Cervus canadensis isolate Bull #8, Minnesota chromosome 1, ASM1932006v1, whole genome shotgun sequence genomic window carries:
- the LOC122432789 gene encoding 60S ribosomal protein L22-like 1 produces the protein MATRSKAAPFSNGTAGLQDGTKDEKLKKSTWKLSVELTHPAEDGSFDSGNSEQFLQEKVTMNGKTGNPGKAVHTEYFKSKITALSDKQFSKRHLTYLTKKFHEKNNLCDWLGVAASDKKTSKLHYLQINQDKDGSDSEDSMKPSHIGMLMGCFIC, from the exons ATGG CAACAAGAAGTAAGGCAGCGCCATTCTCTAATGGCACAGCTGGCCTTCAAGACGGCACCAAAGACGAGAAGCTTAAGAAGTCAACCTGGAAGCTCAGTGTGGAGCTTACTCATCCAGCAGAAGATGGAAGTTTTGATTCTGGAAATTCTGAACAGTTTCTACAGGAGAAAGTTACAATGAATGGAAAGACTGGAAACCCTGGCAAGGCTGTCCACACTGAATACTTCAAGAGTAAAATCACTGCTCTTTCTGATAAACAGTTCTCTAAAAGGCATTTGACATACCTCACCAAGAAATTCCATGAAAAGAACAATCTTTGTGATTGGCTTGGTGTGGCTGCATCTGACAAGAAGACGTCCAAACTTCATTACTTACAGATTAATCAAGATAAAGATGGATCTGACTCTGAGGACTCGATGAAGCCATCCCATATAGGGATGCTAATGGGATGCTTTATTTgctaa